In Chitinispirillales bacterium, one genomic interval encodes:
- a CDS encoding IS5/IS1182 family transposase, translating to FKVISEKYRNRRKRFKLRFNLIAGICNYENNY from the coding sequence ATTTAAGGTAATATCTGAAAAATACAGAAACAGAAGAAAAAGATTTAAACTAAGGTTTAATTTAATAGCGGGGATATGCAATTATGAAAATAATTATTGA